In the Pseudothauera hydrothermalis genome, one interval contains:
- a CDS encoding DUF294 nucleotidyltransferase-like domain-containing protein, whose protein sequence is MLTTAPELLARAGSDFLKHFAPFDRIEAEALAFVAQRAALGFHARGRTLLNPDMGQPRHLYIIRHGTVQVLQHVAGELSHLTLGPGACFPLDALLAQSPAAHTYIAQEDSFIYQLSADDFGQLLRISPVFHLFCTRHIAKLLGQARQQLQDAFAQRAAEQQTMTTPVGELLKRTPAWVSPDTTTQAALDQMAKLGIDCIAVCHADLQPVGMLTYGELLSRREPAAFDLAQPVAQIMRPAPCTLPASALAYDAALEMARQGVRHLLVTDTAGRLAGVLSEHDLFELQRIGLRQVRAGIEHATDIETLQQAALEIRQLALSLIAQGIGAEQLTRFISALNDALTQRIITLALTRHDLAGLDFAWLAFGSEGRHEQTLSTDQDNGLIFVRPESDDKDTSKLRLLAFARDVNQDLAACGFPLCKGNVMASNPELCLTPQQWRHRFGSWISEPDPQALLNASIFFDFRVLYGNASLGDHLRAWLNKTAKNNAAFRRMMAINALQVAPPLGRLRDFVVDDDGTLDLKKTGARLFVDAARIFALHTGVEASGTAQRLRQSAEKMGIPQTEVAAIVDGFHFIQSLRLRAQNLNTEHDAPGDNTLRPDTLNDLDRGILKEAFRQARKLQSRLRLDYQL, encoded by the coding sequence ATGCTCACGACCGCCCCCGAACTGCTCGCCCGCGCCGGTTCGGATTTTCTCAAGCACTTTGCGCCCTTCGACCGCATAGAGGCCGAAGCGCTGGCATTTGTCGCCCAACGCGCCGCACTCGGCTTTCACGCCCGCGGTCGCACCCTACTCAACCCGGACATGGGGCAGCCGCGTCATCTTTACATCATCCGGCACGGCACCGTTCAAGTCTTGCAGCACGTGGCCGGAGAGTTGAGCCATCTTACCCTGGGGCCAGGGGCCTGCTTTCCGCTCGACGCCTTGCTCGCTCAAAGCCCCGCAGCCCACACCTACATCGCGCAGGAAGACAGCTTCATCTACCAACTCAGTGCCGATGACTTTGGCCAGTTATTGCGCATCAGCCCGGTCTTCCATCTGTTCTGCACCCGGCATATCGCCAAACTGCTCGGGCAGGCCCGCCAGCAACTTCAAGATGCCTTTGCCCAGCGCGCCGCCGAACAGCAAACCATGACCACGCCTGTGGGCGAGCTGCTCAAGCGCACGCCAGCGTGGGTGAGCCCGGACACCACCACGCAGGCCGCCCTGGACCAGATGGCCAAGCTTGGCATCGACTGCATCGCGGTGTGTCACGCAGACCTTCAGCCGGTGGGCATGCTCACTTATGGCGAACTGCTGTCCCGCAGGGAGCCGGCCGCCTTCGACCTTGCCCAGCCGGTGGCCCAGATCATGCGCCCTGCGCCGTGCACGCTACCGGCCAGTGCCTTGGCTTACGACGCAGCACTGGAAATGGCCCGCCAAGGCGTGCGCCATCTGCTGGTCACCGACACGGCAGGGCGGCTGGCTGGCGTGCTCTCCGAACACGATCTATTCGAGCTGCAGCGCATCGGCTTACGCCAAGTGCGTGCCGGCATCGAGCACGCCACCGATATCGAAACCCTACAGCAGGCCGCCCTCGAGATCCGCCAACTTGCCCTGAGCTTGATCGCGCAAGGCATCGGCGCCGAACAGCTCACCCGTTTCATCTCGGCGCTCAACGACGCGCTGACCCAGCGCATCATCACGCTCGCCCTGACGCGCCACGACCTTGCCGGCCTCGACTTCGCGTGGCTGGCCTTCGGCTCGGAAGGTCGCCACGAGCAGACTCTGTCTACCGATCAAGACAACGGATTGATCTTCGTCCGCCCCGAGTCGGACGACAAAGACACGTCGAAGCTTCGCCTGCTGGCTTTTGCCCGGGATGTCAACCAAGACCTCGCGGCCTGCGGCTTTCCGCTGTGCAAGGGCAATGTCATGGCCAGTAACCCGGAACTTTGCCTGACGCCGCAACAGTGGCGTCACCGTTTTGGCAGCTGGATCAGCGAACCCGACCCTCAGGCCTTACTCAACGCCTCGATTTTCTTTGACTTCCGGGTGCTCTACGGTAACGCCAGCCTAGGTGACCACTTGCGCGCCTGGCTCAACAAAACCGCCAAAAACAATGCCGCCTTTCGTCGCATGATGGCAATCAACGCGCTGCAAGTTGCCCCGCCACTCGGTCGCCTGAGAGATTTCGTGGTCGACGACGACGGCACCCTGGATCTCAAAAAAACCGGCGCGCGCCTTTTCGTGGACGCCGCACGTATTTTCGCCCTTCACACCGGCGTCGAAGCCAGCGGCACAGCACAGCGCCTGCGCCAATCGGCAGAAAAAATGGGCATACCGCAAACGGAAGTCGCCGCCATCGTAGATGGCTTTCACTTCATCCAGTCGTTGCGCCTACGCGCACAAAATCTCAACACCGAGCATGACGCGCCAGGCGACAACACGCTGCGCCCGGATACGCTCAATGATCTGGACCGCGGCATTCTCAAAGAAGCCTTCCGTCAGGCCCGCAAGCTGCAGTCGCGCCTGCGCCTGGACTACCAGTTATGA
- a CDS encoding 3'-5' exonuclease, producing MNWLDRLRSPRSEASTSAPAIRDTLLRWQALPPPDLDRPHFDARYVVINTAATGLDLERDRVLAIGAIIIDAGMIDPRQSIYVPVDENPADTLVEVLHFCGKLPRVVFNAGFNRMALERLWAQWLKIEPEALWLDLFWLLPAVFRPELDGPTRLAQWMTIFGIDTFQRHHALGDAWAIAQLFIALQGHATRLGAATARALAELERTRRQFTTPA from the coding sequence ATGAACTGGCTGGATCGCCTACGCAGCCCGCGCAGCGAAGCATCCACATCTGCGCCTGCCATCCGCGATACGCTGCTGCGCTGGCAGGCCCTACCGCCGCCCGATCTGGATCGGCCGCACTTCGACGCCCGCTATGTGGTCATCAACACCGCAGCCACCGGCTTGGATCTCGAGCGCGACCGCGTGCTGGCAATCGGCGCGATCATCATCGACGCAGGGATGATCGACCCCCGCCAGTCGATATACGTGCCTGTGGATGAAAATCCAGCCGACACCCTCGTCGAAGTTTTGCACTTCTGTGGCAAGCTGCCGCGGGTGGTATTCAATGCCGGCTTCAACCGTATGGCGCTAGAGCGCTTGTGGGCGCAGTGGCTGAAAATCGAGCCCGAAGCCTTGTGGCTGGATCTCTTTTGGCTGCTGCCGGCGGTATTCCGCCCTGAGTTGGACGGTCCCACCCGGCTGGCGCAATGGATGACGATCTTCGGGATCGACACCTTCCAGCGTCACCACGCCCTGGGTGACGCCTGGGCCATAGCCCAGCTATTCATTGCCTTGCAGGGACATGCCACCCGCCTGGGTGCTGCCACCGCACGCGCGCTGGCAGAACTGGAACGCACACGTCGGCAGTTCACCACGCCGGCTTAG
- a CDS encoding C40 family peptidase, with amino-acid sequence MRLRPILSVLVFVAAGLAAIGARADDALSSSNAAELAPGYTEAAQELVNQAMSYLGIRYRFGGKSPETGLDCSGLVQTVFRNALGLDLPRTAREMAGLGSRVTRGELQPGDLVFFNTMRRTFSHVGIYLGNGRFLHAPARGGSVRVDDIGAAYWAKRFNGARRLVNEDHLPSTLPDMR; translated from the coding sequence ATGCGTTTACGTCCCATCCTCTCCGTCCTCGTTTTCGTCGCTGCCGGCCTCGCCGCGATCGGAGCGCGCGCCGACGATGCGCTATCCTCGTCCAACGCCGCCGAGCTTGCCCCCGGCTACACCGAAGCGGCGCAGGAGCTGGTCAACCAGGCAATGAGCTACCTGGGCATCCGCTACCGCTTTGGCGGCAAATCGCCGGAAACCGGCCTGGACTGCAGCGGCTTGGTGCAGACCGTGTTCCGCAATGCACTGGGACTAGACCTGCCACGCACCGCACGCGAAATGGCCGGCCTGGGCAGCCGGGTGACCCGCGGCGAACTACAACCGGGCGACTTGGTGTTTTTCAACACCATGCGCCGCACTTTCTCGCACGTCGGCATCTACCTGGGCAACGGCCGCTTCTTGCATGCCCCGGCGCGCGGCGGATCGGTACGGGTGGACGACATCGGCGCTGCCTACTGGGCCAAACGCTTTAACGGCGCGCGTCGCCTGGTCAATGAAGACCACCTGCCTTCGACCCTGCCCGATATGCGTTGA
- a CDS encoding DUF2325 domain-containing protein, whose translation MNALIVGADRLGNIPDVLQQFGIRIAAHVSGRDTTHQRRSAPLPAGIQVVILFTDFLGHNVMQRFREAASREGVMFVCCRRSVCALQQALGRRLSEDECGRCAAGDGCKRKKR comes from the coding sequence ATGAATGCACTGATCGTTGGCGCTGACCGCCTTGGCAACATTCCCGATGTGCTGCAGCAATTCGGTATCCGTATTGCTGCGCATGTGAGCGGGCGCGACACCACACACCAGCGTCGTAGTGCGCCCTTGCCGGCGGGCATTCAAGTGGTGATCTTATTTACCGATTTTCTGGGTCACAACGTGATGCAGCGCTTTCGCGAAGCAGCCAGCCGTGAGGGGGTGATGTTTGTCTGTTGTCGACGTTCGGTGTGCGCTTTGCAGCAGGCACTGGGGCGGCGTTTGAGCGAAGACGAGTGCGGGCGCTGCGCTGCGGGGGACGGTTGCAAGCGCAAGAAGCGTTGA
- a CDS encoding Fe(3+) ABC transporter substrate-binding protein, whose protein sequence is MIKKAVFVSLLAALGLNAGGALAQPELNIYSARHYQTDEALYGNFTKQTGIKINRIEAKEDELIERLRNEGANSPADILITVDASRLAKADEMGLFAPVKSAVLEARIPAHLRTDTWIAFSTRARVIVFNKDLVKAEQVQNYEDLANPALKGKVCTRSGSHPYNLSLGAALIQHLGAEKTEEWARNLVANFARPPRGGDTDQIRAVAAGECGVAIANSYYYARLMNSTRPEDQKVVEAATLVWPNQKTTGTHINVSGAGILKHAPNKEAALKFLEYLASDDAQRYFADGNNEWPAVASVKVNNPALDKLGEFKVDTLPMSKLAGSVAEAQRIFDRAGYR, encoded by the coding sequence ATGATCAAAAAGGCAGTGTTTGTCTCCCTTCTCGCCGCGCTGGGTTTGAACGCCGGCGGCGCACTCGCCCAGCCGGAGTTGAACATTTACTCCGCCCGTCACTACCAGACCGACGAAGCGCTCTACGGCAATTTCACCAAGCAGACCGGCATCAAGATCAACCGTATCGAAGCCAAGGAAGATGAGCTGATCGAGCGGCTGCGCAATGAGGGCGCCAACAGTCCGGCCGACATCCTGATTACGGTAGATGCCTCGCGCCTGGCCAAAGCCGATGAAATGGGCTTGTTCGCCCCGGTCAAGTCCGCGGTGCTCGAAGCGCGCATTCCCGCCCATCTGCGCACCGATACCTGGATCGCCTTCTCCACCCGTGCGCGGGTGATCGTGTTCAACAAGGACCTGGTCAAGGCCGAGCAAGTGCAAAACTACGAAGACCTGGCCAACCCGGCACTCAAAGGCAAGGTCTGCACCCGCTCGGGCAGCCACCCTTATAACCTCTCGCTGGGCGCTGCGCTGATCCAGCACCTTGGCGCTGAAAAAACTGAAGAATGGGCGCGCAATCTGGTGGCCAACTTTGCACGCCCGCCCCGCGGCGGCGACACCGACCAGATCCGTGCAGTGGCCGCGGGCGAATGCGGCGTGGCCATTGCCAATAGCTATTACTACGCCCGCCTGATGAACTCCACCCGCCCCGAAGACCAGAAAGTGGTCGAAGCTGCGACCCTGGTGTGGCCAAACCAGAAAACCACCGGCACCCACATCAATGTCTCCGGTGCAGGCATTCTGAAGCATGCGCCGAACAAAGAAGCTGCGCTCAAATTCCTAGAGTACTTGGCCTCCGATGACGCTCAGCGTTATTTTGCCGACGGCAACAATGAATGGCCGGCGGTCGCCTCGGTCAAGGTCAACAACCCGGCGCTCGACAAACTGGGCGAATTCAAGGTCGACACCCTGCCGATGAGCAAACTGGCCGGCTCGGTTGCCGAGGCTCAGCGTATTTTTGACCGCGCCGGCTATCGCTAA
- the ilvA gene encoding threonine ammonia-lyase has protein sequence MLQIPLDLPALHQARSRIADAVIHTAQWQNDPLSEELGVALQLKLENLQRTGSFKLRGATHKIDRLLSQHRPSGVIAASAGNHAQGVARAAALAGLRAVVVMPVNAPITKVQACRKLGADVRLVGENLEQAADQARRIAADEGLTFLHPYDDWDVIAGQASCGLEMFEDAPEMTLAIVPLGGGGLISGIALALKLQNPAIRIVGVQTEAVPPYRRFLVDGSLEEVPPGAHTIADGIKVKRPGELTRRVIARYVDEIVTVDDNAIAEAIVTLLERTRTIGEGAGVVGLAALMQKKISLRDKDLAVCVISGGNVDMTLVGRSIDYGLASSGRLMSVAVTISDAPGQLLRLIRNVAELGMNIRHVEHRRGELHVPVGMTEVILQMETRDFAHQRELLTHLAGEGLTVRNLLGIERG, from the coding sequence ATGCTTCAGATTCCGCTCGACCTGCCCGCCTTGCATCAGGCGCGCTCGCGCATCGCCGACGCGGTGATCCACACTGCGCAATGGCAGAACGACCCCTTATCGGAAGAGCTTGGCGTGGCATTGCAGCTCAAACTGGAGAATCTGCAGCGCACCGGCTCGTTCAAACTACGTGGTGCCACCCACAAAATCGACCGTCTGCTGAGCCAACATCGCCCCTCAGGGGTCATTGCCGCCTCGGCCGGCAACCACGCTCAAGGCGTGGCGCGCGCCGCGGCACTGGCCGGTCTGCGCGCAGTCGTGGTGATGCCGGTCAACGCACCGATCACCAAGGTGCAAGCCTGCCGCAAGCTGGGCGCCGACGTGCGCCTTGTGGGTGAGAACCTTGAGCAAGCTGCCGACCAGGCTCGGCGTATTGCTGCCGATGAAGGACTCACCTTTCTTCATCCGTATGACGATTGGGACGTAATCGCCGGCCAAGCCAGTTGCGGCTTGGAGATGTTCGAGGACGCGCCGGAGATGACACTGGCCATCGTGCCCTTGGGCGGCGGCGGGTTGATTTCGGGCATCGCGCTGGCGCTCAAGCTACAGAACCCGGCGATCCGCATCGTCGGCGTGCAGACTGAAGCGGTCCCGCCCTACCGTCGTTTCCTGGTCGACGGTTCGCTCGAAGAAGTGCCGCCCGGCGCGCACACCATCGCCGACGGCATCAAGGTCAAGCGACCCGGCGAACTTACCCGACGAGTGATCGCGCGGTATGTGGATGAAATCGTCACTGTGGACGACAACGCCATTGCGGAAGCGATCGTCACCCTGCTCGAACGCACCCGCACCATTGGCGAAGGTGCGGGCGTGGTTGGCCTGGCCGCGCTGATGCAGAAGAAAATCTCGCTACGGGACAAAGACCTCGCTGTGTGCGTGATCTCCGGCGGCAATGTGGACATGACCCTGGTGGGCCGCTCGATCGATTACGGCCTAGCCTCCAGCGGCCGGCTGATGAGCGTAGCGGTCACCATCAGCGACGCCCCCGGCCAATTGCTGCGGCTGATCCGCAACGTTGCCGAACTAGGGATGAACATTCGCCATGTCGAGCATCGCCGCGGCGAACTGCATGTCCCGGTGGGCATGACCGAAGTGATCCTGCAAATGGAAACCCGGGATTTCGCGCACCAGCGCGAACTGCTCACCCATCTTGCCGGCGAAGGGCTCACCGTGCGCAACCTGCTCGGCATCGAACGCGGCTGA
- the ispB gene encoding octaprenyl diphosphate synthase: MSIQQLFAPIAADMQAVDAVIRQRLHSDVVLVRQVAEYIIHSGGKRLRPALLLLTAGAMGYRGTHHHELAAVVEFIHTATLLHDDVVDESELRRGNKTANAMFGNAASVLVGDFLYSRAFQMMVGVGSMRVMQVLADATNIIAEGEVLQLLNCHDADVGIEGYLRVIRYKTAKLFEAATRLGGILGGAAPDLEERLAAFGMHLGTAFQIIDDVLDYSSDEAATGKHLGDDLAEGKPTLPLIHVMQQGSAEQAALVRKAIETGGRDDFEAVLAAIQATGALEASRRHARAEAQRAVDALDALPSSIFKDALLQLSDFAVTRDH, from the coding sequence TTGTCCATCCAGCAGCTTTTCGCGCCGATCGCCGCCGACATGCAGGCGGTCGATGCGGTCATCCGCCAGCGTCTGCATTCCGACGTGGTGCTGGTCCGCCAGGTGGCGGAATACATCATCCATAGCGGTGGCAAACGTTTGCGTCCGGCGCTGCTGCTTTTGACCGCTGGCGCCATGGGGTATCGCGGCACGCATCATCATGAATTGGCTGCGGTGGTGGAATTCATCCACACTGCCACGCTGCTGCACGATGACGTGGTCGATGAGTCCGAACTTCGCCGCGGCAACAAGACCGCCAATGCCATGTTCGGCAATGCCGCCTCGGTATTGGTGGGCGATTTTCTGTACTCGCGCGCCTTTCAGATGATGGTGGGCGTGGGCAGCATGCGTGTGATGCAGGTGTTGGCCGATGCCACCAACATCATCGCCGAAGGCGAGGTCTTGCAGCTGCTCAACTGCCATGACGCGGATGTCGGCATCGAGGGCTACCTGCGCGTGATCCGTTACAAGACCGCCAAGCTGTTCGAGGCGGCCACCCGCCTGGGCGGTATCCTTGGCGGCGCTGCGCCTGACCTGGAAGAGCGTTTGGCGGCCTTTGGGATGCATCTGGGTACAGCCTTCCAGATCATCGACGACGTGCTCGACTACTCGTCCGACGAAGCCGCCACCGGCAAGCATCTTGGCGACGATCTGGCCGAAGGTAAGCCAACGTTGCCATTGATTCACGTCATGCAGCAGGGTAGTGCGGAACAGGCTGCCTTGGTGCGCAAAGCGATCGAGACCGGCGGGCGGGATGATTTCGAAGCGGTGCTGGCCGCCATCCAGGCCACCGGCGCGCTGGAAGCAAGCCGCCGCCATGCACGCGCCGAAGCGCAGCGGGCCGTCGATGCACTGGACGCATTGCCCTCTTCCATTTTCAAGGATGCACTGCTACAATTATCGGACTTTGCAGTTACGCGAGATCACTGA
- the ugpQ gene encoding glycerophosphodiester phosphodiesterase, which produces MSATSWPWPRVLAHRCGGTLAPENTLAGLAVAARCGCRGVEFDVMLAADGVPVLIHDETLTRTTNGRGRVADTPWAALRSLDAGGWFGERFAGEPLPCLQQVMTRCIELGLAVNLEIKPAAGFEADTGCSVARAVLAEAHHFTPPALLSSFSETALQAAAREAPQLPRALLVEHLPADWQIRCRALGVVALHMDHAALDADTVAAVRAAGLWLACYTVNDPARAVALFRWGVDCVITDRPDLIGA; this is translated from the coding sequence ATGAGCGCAACCTCGTGGCCGTGGCCGCGCGTGCTGGCGCACCGCTGCGGCGGTACGTTGGCTCCGGAAAATACCTTGGCGGGGTTGGCGGTCGCGGCGCGCTGCGGCTGTCGCGGGGTTGAGTTCGATGTCATGCTTGCCGCCGACGGTGTGCCGGTCTTGATTCATGATGAAACGCTGACGCGCACCACCAACGGGCGCGGACGGGTGGCCGATACGCCTTGGGCGGCGCTGCGCAGCTTGGATGCGGGAGGCTGGTTTGGCGAGCGTTTCGCCGGCGAGCCGCTGCCTTGTCTTCAGCAGGTCATGACGCGCTGCATCGAACTTGGCTTGGCGGTGAATCTGGAAATCAAGCCGGCGGCCGGTTTCGAGGCGGACACCGGTTGCAGCGTGGCCCGCGCGGTGCTGGCCGAGGCGCACCATTTCACCCCGCCGGCGCTGTTGTCGTCCTTCTCCGAGACCGCCTTGCAGGCTGCCGCGCGCGAGGCACCGCAGTTGCCTCGCGCGCTACTGGTCGAACATCTCCCCGCAGATTGGCAGATTCGTTGCCGCGCGCTCGGGGTGGTCGCGTTGCACATGGATCATGCTGCGCTGGATGCCGACACGGTGGCGGCGGTGCGTGCTGCCGGCCTGTGGTTGGCGTGCTACACGGTCAATGATCCAGCACGCGCTGTGGCGCTGTTCAGATGGGGCGTCGATTGCGTGATCACCGATCGTCCCGACCTGATCGGCGCCTGA
- a CDS encoding extracellular solute-binding protein, which translates to MHLPAYDAFAQPLAARVGSAPAVQEIELAHRFDLARTEALQALVDRFNASSKDYQIVLTRRDWQQGAVPHLLVLEGEDEDRFLTGKPRYRPLHELMRSAGVPLKSVRPPLAMTRKPLDGQGRLLALPVGLTTPVLFVNREAFRRAGLDPAAPLNTWQDLQNALGQLFDSGHACPYTVSEPARVMVENLSAWHNVPIIARHGRTDAPAFNGMVQIKHVAMMASWYRARYLHLFGRGWEAERRFASGECAVIAAPSASWAAFRRQTGLDVGVLRLPFYDDFPGAPQNTLADGASLWVAAGKKPAEYRAIARFIDFWLKPENQLAWQRDAGFLPLNAAGMPASTSELAGIDTDNLKVALSQINNKPATQESSASVLVGREGVRRILDEELDYVWADVKPAKEALDTAVARLSALPVR; encoded by the coding sequence ATGCATTTACCCGCCTACGATGCGTTTGCCCAGCCGCTGGCCGCGCGCGTCGGTTCAGCTCCCGCGGTGCAGGAAATCGAGCTGGCTCACCGCTTCGATCTGGCGCGAACCGAAGCCTTACAGGCTCTGGTCGATCGCTTCAACGCCAGCAGTAAGGATTACCAGATTGTATTGACCCGGCGCGATTGGCAGCAGGGGGCTGTGCCGCACTTGTTGGTGCTCGAAGGCGAGGACGAGGATCGCTTTCTGACCGGCAAACCCCGTTACCGTCCGCTCCACGAGCTGATGCGCTCGGCCGGGGTGCCGCTCAAAAGCGTTCGTCCGCCGTTGGCAATGACCCGTAAGCCGCTCGACGGTCAGGGGCGGCTGCTGGCATTACCGGTTGGGCTGACCACGCCGGTGCTTTTCGTCAATCGTGAAGCGTTCCGTCGCGCTGGCCTGGATCCTGCTGCGCCGCTCAACACCTGGCAAGATCTGCAAAATGCGCTCGGTCAGTTGTTCGACAGCGGCCATGCGTGCCCTTATACCGTGTCCGAACCCGCCCGTGTCATGGTGGAAAACCTCAGCGCCTGGCACAACGTGCCGATCATCGCGCGTCATGGTCGCACCGATGCTCCGGCGTTCAATGGGATGGTGCAGATCAAACATGTGGCCATGATGGCCAGTTGGTATCGCGCGCGCTATTTGCACCTGTTTGGGCGTGGTTGGGAGGCCGAACGGCGTTTCGCTTCCGGCGAATGCGCGGTGATCGCTGCCCCGTCGGCCAGTTGGGCTGCGTTTCGGCGGCAGACCGGGCTGGACGTGGGCGTGTTGCGTCTGCCGTTTTACGACGACTTTCCCGGCGCGCCCCAGAATACCTTGGCCGACGGCGCTTCATTGTGGGTGGCTGCGGGCAAAAAACCTGCCGAATATCGGGCAATTGCCCGCTTCATCGACTTTTGGCTGAAGCCTGAAAACCAGCTTGCCTGGCAGCGCGATGCCGGGTTTTTGCCGCTCAACGCGGCGGGCATGCCGGCCAGCACGAGTGAGCTTGCCGGTATCGATACCGACAATCTGAAGGTTGCGCTCAGCCAAATCAACAACAAACCCGCAACACAGGAATCCTCAGCCTCTGTGCTGGTTGGCCGCGAAGGCGTGCGCCGCATCCTCGACGAAGAGCTCGACTATGTGTGGGCCGATGTCAAACCCGCCAAAGAGGCGCTGGATACCGCGGTCGCGCGTCTGAGTGCATTGCCGGTTCGTTGA
- a CDS encoding aldo/keto reductase has translation MEYRVLGEGGPKVSAVCLGTMTFGQQNDAAQAHSQLDYALEHGINFIDTAEMYAVPPRAETYGATETIVGNWLARQARERIVLATKVAGPARSLDWIRGGPVALDRDNIRAAVEGSLRRLKTDYIDLYQLHWPERNQPMFGQWQYDPAKERPCTPIRAQLEALAELVAEGKIRYIGLSNEHPWGVMQFVRLAEEHGLPRVVSIQNAYNLLNRVFEYGLAEVCHRERVSLLAYSPLAFGHLTGKYLENPAAAGRLNEFENFGQRYAKPGVEPAVQAYAALARSRGISLTRLALSFVYHRGCVTSTIIGATSMAQLEENLAAWAYRPDSELLAQIDDIHLRCANPAP, from the coding sequence ATGGAATACAGAGTGCTGGGTGAGGGCGGGCCGAAGGTGTCGGCGGTTTGCCTCGGAACGATGACTTTCGGGCAGCAAAACGATGCGGCGCAAGCGCACAGCCAGCTCGATTACGCGCTGGAGCACGGAATCAACTTCATCGACACCGCGGAAATGTATGCGGTGCCGCCACGCGCCGAAACCTACGGCGCCACCGAAACCATCGTCGGCAATTGGCTGGCGCGCCAGGCGCGCGAGCGTATCGTGTTGGCAACCAAGGTCGCCGGACCGGCTCGCAGTCTGGACTGGATTCGCGGCGGACCGGTGGCGCTGGATCGTGACAATATCCGCGCAGCGGTCGAAGGCAGTCTGCGCCGCTTGAAGACCGATTACATCGATCTGTATCAGCTACATTGGCCTGAGCGCAATCAACCGATGTTCGGTCAGTGGCAGTACGATCCGGCCAAAGAGCGCCCGTGCACACCGATCCGCGCCCAACTGGAGGCGCTGGCTGAATTGGTGGCCGAAGGGAAAATCCGCTACATCGGGCTGTCCAATGAACACCCGTGGGGGGTGATGCAGTTTGTGCGTTTGGCCGAAGAGCATGGCCTGCCGCGGGTGGTGTCGATCCAAAATGCCTACAATTTGCTCAACCGAGTGTTCGAGTACGGCTTGGCAGAGGTTTGCCACCGTGAGCGTGTCAGTCTGTTGGCCTACTCCCCGCTGGCTTTTGGCCACCTTACCGGTAAGTACTTGGAAAATCCCGCTGCCGCCGGCCGGCTGAATGAATTTGAAAACTTCGGCCAGCGCTATGCCAAGCCGGGCGTCGAGCCGGCGGTGCAAGCCTATGCGGCGCTGGCACGCAGCCGTGGCATCAGCTTGACGCGGCTGGCGCTGTCTTTTGTGTATCACCGCGGTTGTGTGACCAGCACCATCATTGGCGCCACCAGCATGGCGCAACTGGAAGAAAATCTGGCTGCCTGGGCGTATCGCCCCGACAGCGAGTTGTTGGCGCAGATCGACGACATACATCTGCGTTGCGCCAACCCCGCGCCTTAA